The following nucleotide sequence is from Rhodothermus sp..
GGAGACCGAAGTCAGGATAACAGTGGCCACTTCGAAAATAAGTGGCAGGAGAACGGTCAGGCTATGCGGAGGGAATTAGAACAGCTGGAGCACGGCCTGTGGAGCGACGTTGGCCTGGGCGAGCGCCGCAATGCCGGTCTGCTGCAGGATCTGCAGCTTGGCCAGCTGCATCTGCTCATAGGCAAAGTCGGCATCGGCAATCCGGCTGCGCGCCGCCTCGTAGTTGTCCTTCGCTACTGCCAGATTGT
It contains:
- a CDS encoding flagellin, whose protein sequence is MAVAKDNYEAARSRIADADFAYEQMQLAKLQILQQTGIAALAQANVAPQAVLQLF